From a region of the Theobroma cacao cultivar B97-61/B2 chromosome 8, Criollo_cocoa_genome_V2, whole genome shotgun sequence genome:
- the LOC18591367 gene encoding LOW QUALITY PROTEIN: deoxyuridine 5'-triphosphate nucleotidohydrolase (The sequence of the model RefSeq protein was modified relative to this genomic sequence to represent the inferred CDS: deleted 2 bases in 1 codon), whose amino-acid sequence MAGTLGAITKTEIPGFICIYNNNGDASRMLVFKPIRGNPLPVCFSFSRYFKMAQADQLNTSPEIKEPSTKVPKLSQNGVHEVSQGVVSVLRVKKLSEKAVLPSRGSPLAAGYDLSSATDTKVPARGKALVPTDLSIAIPEGTYGRVAPRSGLAWKHSIDVGAGVIDADYRGPLGVILFNHSDVDFEVKVGDRIAQLIVEKIMTPDVLEVDDLDSTARGDGGFGSTGV is encoded by the exons atggCGGGAACACTCGGCGCCATCACAAAGACCGAAATTCCAGGGTTTATT TGTATATATAACAACAATGGCGATGCTTCAAGAATGCTAGTCTTCAAACCCATTCGCGGGAACCCTCTGCCTGTTTGCTTTTCGTTCTCAAGATATTTCAAAATGGCCCAAGCAGATCAGCTTAACACCAGCCCTGAAATCAAAGAGCCGTCCACGAAAGTTCCAAAACTCAGTCAAAATGGGGTGCACGAAGTTTCTCAAGGTGTAGTCTCCGTTTTGAGAGTCAAAAAGCTATCTGAAAAAGCCGTGTTGCCTTCAAGAGGTTCCCCTCTCGCAGCTGGCTACGATCTGTCAAG TGCAACGGATACCAAAGTGCCAGCTAGAGGAAAAGCCCTGGTTCCTACTGATCTAAGCATTGCAATACCTGAAGGCACCTATGGTCGCGTTG CACCAAGGTCTGGTTTGGCTTGGAAGCACTCCATTGATGTGGGTGCGGGAGTAATCGATGCTGATTACAGGGGCCCTCTTGGGGTTATTTTGTTCAATCATTCGGATGTTGATTTTGAAGTGAAAGTGGGTGACAGAATTGCACAGTTGATTGTTGAGAAGATCATGACACCCGATGTTTTAGAAGTTGATGATCTGGATTCTACTGCAAGAGGCGATGGGGGATTTGGATCCACCGGTGTTTGA
- the LOC18591368 gene encoding glucose-6-phosphate isomerase, cytosolic, whose product MASTTLICDTEPWKDLKAHVEDFKNTHLRDLMNDKERCQSMMVEFDGMLLDYSRQRATLETMDKLYKLAEAASLKQQINRMYSGEHINSTENRSVLHVALRAPRDAVIYSDGKNVVPDVWNVLDKIKAFSEKVRSGSWVGATGKPLKNVIAIGIGGSFLGPLFVHTALQTDPEAAEFAKGRQLRFLANVDPIDVARNIAGLNPETTLVVVVSKTFTTAETMLNARTLREWISSALGPCAVAKHMVAVSTNLMLVEKFGIDTNNAFAFWDWVGGRYSVCSAVGVLPLSLQYGFPIVEKFLKGASSIDQHFCSAPFEKNIPVLLGLLSVWNVSFLGYPARAILPYSQALEKFAPHIQQVSMESNGKGVSIDGVPLPYEAGEIDFGEPGTNGQHSFYQLIHQGRVIPCDFIGIVKSQQPVYLKGELVSNHDELMSNFFAQPDALAYGKTSEQLLKENVPQHLIPHKTFSGNRPSLSLLLPSLNAYNIGQLLASYEHRIAVEGFVWGINSFDQWGVELGKSLATQVRKQLHASRTKGDPVEGFNFSTTTLLTRYLEASSDIPADPPTLLPRI is encoded by the exons ATGGCTTCAACCACTTTAATCTGCGACACCGAGCCATGGAAGGACTTGAAG GCTCATGTCGAGGATTTCAAGAACACTCATCTTCGTGATTTGATGAACGACAAAGAGCGATGCCAGTCGATGATGGT TGAGTTCGATGGAATGCTTTTGGACTATTCAAGGCAACGCGCCACTCTTGAGACCATGGATAAACTCTATAAATTAGCAGAG GCGGCATCTCTCAAACAACAAATCAACCGAATGTACAGCGGTGAGCAT ATAAATAGCACGGAGAATAGGTCAGTACTTCATGTAGCTCTCCGAGCACCAAGGGACGCTGTTATATACAGTGATGGGAAGAATGTGGTGCCGGATGTTTGGAATGTTCTAGATAAGATCAAGGCTTTTTCAGAGAAAGTTCGCAGTGGCTCCTGG GTTGGAGCTACTGGAAAACCACTGAAGAATGTTATTGCAATCGGTATTGGTGGCAGTTTCTTAGGTCCTTTATTTGTGCATACTGCCCTCCAAACAG ACCCTGAGGCTGCTGAATTTGCAAAAGGACGCCAACTACGTTT CCTTGCAAACGTGGATCCTATTGATGTTGCTAGAAACATCGCGGGATTAAACCCTGAAACCACCCTTG TTGTGGTGGTTTCAAAGACTTTTACAACAGCAGAAACTATGTTGAATGCTCGAACATTAAGGGAATGGATTTCATCTGCTCTTGG GCCTTGTGCAGTTGCAAAGCACATGGTGGCAGTCAGTACTAATCTAATG CTCGTTGAAAAGTTTGGCATTGATACTAATAACGCATTTGCATTCTGGGATTGGGTTGGTGGTCGTTACAGTG TTTGCAGTGCCGTTGGAGTATTGCCTTTATCTCTGCAGTATGGTTTCCCAATTGTAGAAAA GTTCTTAAAGGGGGCTTCAAGTATTGATCAGCATTTCTGTTCAGCTCCTTTTGAGAAGAATATACCT GTACTGTTGGGTTTGCTCAGTGTATGGAACGTTTCTTTTCTTGGATATCCTGCAAGA GCCATTTTACCTTACTCCCAGGCCCTGGAGAAATTTGCTCCGCATATTCAACAG GTCAGCATGGAGAGTAATGGCAAGGGGGTGTCAATTGATGGTGTGCCACTTCCTTATGAGGCTGGTGAAATTGATTTTGGTGAACCTGGAACAAATGGCCAGCACAGCTTTTATCAACTAATTCACCAG GGACGTGTAATTCCATGTGATTTCATTGGTATTGTGAAGAGCCAGCAGCCTGTGTACCTTAAAG GTGAACTGGTGAGCAACCATGATGAGCTCATGTCCAACTTTTTTGCACAGCCCGATGCCCTTGCATATGGGAAG ACATCAGAGCAGTTGCTGAAGGAGAATGTTCCACAGCATCTTATTCCTCATAAG ACATTCTCTGGGAATCGGCCTTCTCTCAGTCTTTTGCTTCCATCTCTGAATGCTTACAATATTGGGCAG CTGTTGGCAAGCTATGAACATAGAATTGCTGTGGAAGGTTTTGTTTGGGGCATTAATTCTTTTGACCAGTGGGGAGTTGAGTTAGGGAAG TCACTAGCTACTCAAGTACGAAAACAGCTTCATGCATCACGTACAAAAGGAGATCCTGTTGAGGGCTTTAATTTCAGTACGACCACGTTGTTAACAAGATATCTAGAG GCAAGCTCTGATATCCCAGCTGACCCACCTACTCTTCTACCTCGGATATAA
- the LOC18591369 gene encoding protein LIKE COV 1, whose protein sequence is MGTRERERDRELLIPVATISENGGSKSSVPIVSPTVTSSHGREAFLKVIRSWASKKFMTGCVILLPLAITFYVTWGFIHFVDGFFSPVYDHLGINIFGLGFATSITFIFLVGVFMSSWWGASVLTLGEWFIKKMPLVSYIYAASKQISAAISPDQNSNAFKEVAIIRHPRIGQFMFGFITSTVVLQKGIGEEELCCVYVPTNHLYLGDIFLISSRDILRPNLSVREGIEIVISGGMSVPKILTTVDAPGIPAARVVNFEAAV, encoded by the exons ATGGGAACGAGAGAGAGGGAGCGAGATCGAGAGTTGCTGATCCCCGTAGCAACAATCTCTGAAAATGGAGGCTCCAAATCCTCCGTCCCTATTGTTTCTCCTACCGTCACCTCTTCCCATGGCCGCGAG GCATTTCTAAAAGTAATCCGCAGCTGGGCGTCGAAAAAGTTTATGACAGGATG TGTCATACTTCTTCCACTGGCCATTACATTCTATGTTACTTGGGGTTTCATTCATTTCGTTGACGGTTTCTTCTCCCCTGTCTATGATCATCTAGGCATCAATATTTTTG GTCTAGGATTTGCTACCTCCATCACTTTCATCTTTTTAGTAGGCGTTTTCATGTCATCATGGTGGGGGGCTTCAGTCCTTACTCTTGGTGAATGGTTCATCAAGAAGATGCCTCTTGTGAGCTATATTTATGCCGCCTCAAAACAAATAAGTGCTGCAATATCACCAG ATCAGAATTCTAATGCTTTCAAAGAAGTAGCGATCATAAGGCACCCGCGTATTGGGCAGTTTATGTTTGGATTTATTACTTCCACAGTTGTTCTTCAGAAGGGTATAGGTGAAGAAGAACTCTGCTGTGTTTATGTGCCCACAAACCATCTCTATCTGGGTGATATATTTCTCATTAGTTCAAGGGACATTTTGAGGCCTAATTTGTCAGTTCGCGAAGGAATTG AAATTGTGATCTCTGGGGGTATGTCTGTGCCTAAAATATTGACCACAGTGGATGCACCAGGCATTCCTGCAGCAAGAGTTGTCAATTTTGAAGCAGCAGTATGA
- the LOC18591370 gene encoding glucan endo-1,3-beta-glucosidase 7: MAVLRCTLTLLLLTLVLGVNKAKSQSFIGVNYGQVADNLPSPAATAKLLQSTSIQKVRLYGSDPAIIKALANTGIGIVIGTANGDIPALASDPNFAKNWVNANIVAYYPSSKIILINVGNEVIMSGDNNLISQLLPAMQNVKNALDAASLGDKVKVSTVHSMALLKQSEPPSSGCFDPSFGDVLKGLLAFNNANGSPFAINPYPYFAYRSDPRPETLAFCLFQPNSGRVDANTKIKYMNMFDAQVDAVRSALNAMGFKNVEIVVAETGWPYKGDSDEVGPSIENAKAYNGNLIAHLRSMVGTPLMPGNSVDTYLFALYDEDLKPGPTSERSFGIFKSDLTMIYDIGLSQSSQTPVETPAMPKTPVTPSSQPKKAAWCVPRAGVSDAELQASLDYACGHGIDCSPIQPGGACFEPNTIASHAAYAMNLFYQTAGRNPWNCDFSQTAMLSSNNPSYNGCTYPGGST; the protein is encoded by the exons AATCCCAATCATTTATTGGAGTAAATTATGGGCAAGTGGCCGACAACCTACCGTCACCGGCAGCCACTGCAAAGCTTCTCCAGTCCACTTCAATCCAAAAGGTCCGGTTATACGGGTCTGACCCAGCAATCATCAAGGCGTTAGCCAACACCGGAATTGGCATCGTCATCGGCACCGCAAACGGCGACATCCCCGCCTTAGCCTCAGACCCAAATTTTGCCAAAAATTGGGTGAACGCCAACATAGTCGCATATTACCCATCCAGCAAAATCATACTTATAAACGTTGGCAACGAGGTTATTATGTCTggagataataatttgatatcTCAGTTGTTGCCGGCCATGCAAAATGTTAAGAATGCCCTCGATGCGGCGTCGTTGGGTGATAAAGTCAAGGTCTCGACGGTGCATTCAATGGCTTTGTTGAAACAGTCTGAGCCGCCATCTTCTGGGTGCTTCGACCCGAGTTTCGGAGACGTGTTGAAGGGACTCTTGGCGTTTAACAATGCTAACGGTTCGCCTTTTGCGATTAATCCGTACCCTTATTTTGCGTACCGGAGCGATCCAAGGCCTGAAACGCTGGCGTTCTGCTTGTTTCAACCGAATTCCGGGCGTGTCGATGCCAACACGAAAATCAAGTACATGAACATGTTCGATGCTCAG GTGGATGCTGTTCGTTCTGCATTGAACGCCATGGGGTTTAAGAATGTTGAGATTGTGGTGGCTGAGACAGGGTGGCCTTACAAAGGGGACAGCGACGAAGTAGGGCCAAGCATTGAGAACGCAAAGGCTTACAATGGAAACTTGATTGCACACCTTCGATCAATGGTGGGAACTCCATTGATGCCAGGGAATTCGGTTGACACATATCTCTTTGCTCTGTACGATGAGGACTTGAAACCTGGACCAACTTCAGAGAGATCCTTCGGGATTTTCAAGTCTGATCTTACCATGATTTATGACATTGGCCTCTCCCAGAGTAGCCAG aCTCCGGTGGAGACTCCGGCAATGCCAAAGACACCGGTGACACCGTCCTCACAGCCAAAGAAAGCAGCTTGGTGTGTGCCAAGGGCTGGTGTTTCAGATGCCGAATTGCAGGCGAGTTTGGATTACGCTTGTGGACATGGAATAGATTGTAGTCCGATTCAACCAGGAGGGGCTTGTTTTGAACCAAATACAATCGCATCACATGCTGCATATGCCATGAATCTCTTCTATCAAACTGCTGGTCGGAATCCATGGAATTGTGATTTCTCACAAACAGCCATGCTTTCTTCCAACAACCCAA GCTATAATGGTTGCACTTACCCTGGTGGGAGTacctga